A window of the Xiashengella succiniciproducens genome harbors these coding sequences:
- a CDS encoding DUF2867 domain-containing protein — protein MKKVVKLDNIPEKSLILNDFGKIDYSDTYKIQITSNDYSVDKITTGIFKTPKWVDNLMKLRDIIVKGFGLKTGDKNDIKIEPYYSIGSKAIYFTVLDRNENEIVMVENDKHLNFRTSVMVDKNTTNINVYLSTIVQFNNFFGWLYFLPVKPFHRLIVKSLLKRYTHENEQTDLSW, from the coding sequence ATGAAAAAAGTAGTTAAACTTGATAATATTCCAGAAAAATCCTTAATCTTAAATGATTTTGGAAAAATTGACTATTCTGATACCTATAAAATTCAGATAACATCAAATGATTATTCTGTCGACAAAATAACTACGGGTATCTTTAAGACACCCAAATGGGTTGATAATTTAATGAAGTTAAGAGATATTATAGTTAAAGGATTTGGACTAAAAACTGGCGATAAAAATGATATAAAAATTGAACCATACTACTCAATAGGAAGTAAGGCAATATATTTTACTGTATTAGACCGAAATGAAAACGAAATTGTAATGGTCGAGAATGATAAGCACCTAAATTTCAGGACATCTGTTATGGTAGATAAAAATACTACTAATATTAATGTATATTTATCTACAATTGTCCAGTTTAACAATTTTTTTGGTTGGCTATATTTTTTACCTGTAAAACCATTTCATCGATTAATAGTTAAATCACTTTTAAAAAGGTATACACATGAAAACGAACAAACTGATTTATCTTGGTAA
- a CDS encoding M28 family metallopeptidase gives MTIIDEILKERPVGTDSNEKVCDFLLSKAIQAGYKTITLQFDCKRWTKDFSYIDLDGNQYELFPSPFSQPFEKTGDLEIVSTLEELQNKNITDKIVLLNGDLTQQPLQPKNFPFYYPDEHKTIIDLLEDKQPKAIIAITGKHPMCGLNPFPLFEDGNFLIPSAFANKTTGEKITGRKGLTKLKIASKTENSVGRQIIASKKSNGKGKIVVCAHMDSKYGTIGAIDNAAGIEVLFQILDNLKDYNGAYDIDFVPFNGEEYYGVIGQLEYLKHNGNEKSEIKLVINIDSPGHVASKTALSTYNFIDCKQTWLDTKISKNDYIEEGSQWYAGDHAMFAFQGVPCIAVTSSNLFETVLDLTHTSNDTIGNVDFDILKKTSDFLTELIKDYND, from the coding sequence ATGACAATTATCGATGAAATTTTAAAAGAACGACCTGTAGGGACTGACTCAAATGAAAAAGTTTGCGATTTTTTACTCAGTAAAGCAATTCAAGCTGGATATAAAACGATTACTTTACAATTTGACTGTAAACGTTGGACTAAAGATTTTTCATATATTGATTTGGATGGCAATCAATACGAACTATTCCCCAGCCCTTTTTCTCAGCCCTTTGAAAAAACTGGTGATTTAGAGATAGTCTCAACACTGGAAGAATTACAAAATAAAAATATCACAGATAAAATTGTATTACTTAATGGTGATTTAACCCAGCAACCGTTGCAACCCAAGAACTTTCCATTCTACTATCCCGATGAGCATAAAACAATAATTGATTTATTGGAAGATAAGCAACCTAAAGCAATTATTGCTATTACAGGCAAGCATCCAATGTGCGGACTAAATCCATTCCCATTGTTCGAGGACGGGAACTTTTTAATTCCATCAGCATTTGCAAATAAAACAACAGGTGAGAAAATCACTGGAAGAAAAGGATTAACCAAATTGAAAATAGCTTCTAAAACGGAAAATTCTGTTGGTCGACAGATTATTGCTTCCAAAAAAAGTAATGGGAAAGGTAAAATTGTTGTTTGTGCACACATGGACTCTAAATATGGAACAATAGGTGCAATAGATAATGCTGCTGGAATTGAAGTTTTATTTCAGATATTAGACAATTTAAAGGATTATAATGGGGCATATGATATAGATTTTGTTCCATTCAATGGTGAAGAATATTATGGGGTTATTGGGCAATTAGAATATTTAAAGCATAACGGGAACGAGAAGTCTGAAATAAAACTTGTCATAAATATTGATTCGCCTGGACATGTAGCATCTAAAACTGCATTGTCAACTTATAATTTTATTGATTGTAAGCAAACTTGGTTAGATACAAAGATTTCTAAAAATGATTACATTGAAGAAGGTTCACAATGGTATGCTGGTGACCATGCAATGTTTGCATTTCAAGGAGTTCCTTGTATTGCAGTAACTTCATCAAATTTATTTGAAACAGTATTGGACTTGACACATACATCCAATGATACAATTGGTAATGTTGATTTTGATATTTTGAAAAAAACATCAGATTTTTTGACGGAATTGATTAAAGATTATAACGATTAA